CCGCCCTGGGACGACTCCCCGGGGAAACCTTCGGTACGGCGCCCTCCCCGAACACCCTGGTCGAACCATCGCCCTCTGGCCCCCACGTCCATCCCCAGGAACGCGCCATCACCTATTTTTCCCGGGCCAAGGTGTTCATGAAGCAGGGCCATCACACGGAAGCCTTCTCCCAGTTTCGTGCCGGAAACGCCCTGGTCCGCCAGGGCATCGTTTACGACATTCATCAGGATGCGCTGTTTTTTCAACGCATCCAGGCAGTGTTCGATCACGATTTTTTCGCCGTGCGTCGCGGCTGGGGTCATTCATCGGCGAAGCCGGTCTTCATCGTCGGGATGCCCCGTTCCGGAACGACCCTGGTCGAACAGATTCTTGCGGCCCACCCCTCCTGTCATGGTGGCGGCGAACGGACCGACCTCATGGAATGCGCCCAATCGCTTGGGGTGCTTTCACGTCATCATCAACCGTTTCCCGAGGCGGTCCGGGAACTGACCCCGGAAGAGGCGGACCTCCTCGGAGCAAGTTTTGTCATGGGGTTGACCCTGGCCGGCGGCGACGCCTTGCGCGTCACCGAAAAACTGCCGCACAATTTTCTTTATCTGGGACTGATTCGCCTGCTTCTCCCCCAGGCGCGGATCATTCATTGCCGCCGCCATCCGATGGATACCTGCCTGAGTTGTTACCAGCAGATGTTCGCAAGCCTCCACCCCTACGCCTATGATCTGACGGAACTGGGTCGTTATTACCGCATGCATCACCATTTGATGGTACATTGGCATCGAACCATTCCGGAAAACCTTCTGGAAATCCACTATGAGGACATCGTCGCCCATCCGAAGGAATCGATCAGTCGGATTCTCGAACATTGTGGACTCCCCTGGGAGGATCGATGCCTTGAGTTTCACAAGGTTTCCCGTCCGGTCGATACCGCCAGCCTCATCGAGGTGCGGCAACCGCTCTATCGAACCTCGGTGGCGCGCTGGCGTCGGTTCGAAGACGAACTGCACCCCCTGCGCACAGCCCTTGGAGACCTTCTCGACGAGGCGGGCAATCTCTCGAAACGACCAGAACCGTAGAAAAGGCAGTCAGCGTTTCTTGTTGGTGTCAAGAAATTTCAAATGCGATTGCCCTGCGTCCAGGAACGTTCCACTGTCAGGATGATTTCCGATGTGGTATGCTTCTGCGGAATAGGAGAAAGAGATATGACAACGATTACGTTCGACACCCTGGAATTTGCCGAAGAATTGAAAGCCGCCGGTTTTACCGAAGAACAGGCGAAGGCGCAGGCTCGCGCACTTTCGAAAGCCCTGGAATCCAAGGGGCTGGCGACGAAGGCCGATCTGAAAGAACTCGATCTTACTTTTAAAGGAGAACTCGAAAAAATTAATGGTGAACTCAAACTCATCAAGTGGATGCTGGCGCTTGTTGTTGTCGTGACCGTCATTCCCGCTTTGAAGTCGCTATTCATTCCCTGAAGCCTGATGATCACCCAGGGAAGAGGATCCGTCCAATGGGTCGAAGTCTCGTCGTCGAATGGCGTGTTTGTTATTGGGGTGGTTCATGCACGAAAGTACGTCATGGAGGTTACCAAAAGGCATGGAACAAGGATTTGGCGGATGGGGAGGGATTTGAACCCCCGGTGCCTTGCGACACGGCGGTTTTCAAGACCGCTGCTTTAAACCACTCAGCCACTCTTCAGCGCATTTAATATGATGAAAGGCAACCGTTCATCCCCCCCTTGACAAGCGTCATCCTAAGCGAAAGCGGGGATCCAGGGAGACCCCGCAAATCCTGGATTCCCTCTGTAGCAGGGAATGACGGGGTCTGAACGGTTACGCCGGTATTGGCAGGCGATCCGAGAAATCAAGCCATAATTCAACTTCAATCGTGCCGCCCCGACGCATCCAGGTAAGGTCATTAAAATCTGCACTATGGCGAGACTCAACGGCTATAGCGGGGCTTTTCGCAAGGCAATCACGCACAAAGTCGATGGCATCCAGAAATGTTGTTTTTCCAACGCCATTTGGCCCGACCAGAACATGAAATCTTGATAGCGGGATATTTGTAACGGCACGAATACCTTTAAAATTTTTTATGGTAACACCAACGATCATGGTTGACCTTGTGCTGGTTCAGCGCAAATCCGATTGCGGCTCGACGATGACAATTTCATCACGGGTATTTTTGATTTGTGGATCGACACGGTTGAATGTGTCGTTGCGGGCTTCCTGATTGCTTTCGCTCTCTGGAAGGATTGCAAAATTGGCCTTGCTGCGTAAAAACCGTTTCAAGGCCCAGTCGAAAGTGATGAGGCGACGTTTGCTCATGGTCATGCTCCGTCAGCCCCTGCAATACCATGCATACGATGGCGGTGGGTCAGGGATTCGAACCCTGGAAGGACTTTCATCCTTGCTAGTTTTCAAGACTAGTGCAATCAACCGCTCTGCCAACCCACCATACCCTGCAACGCGCTGACACCGTCGCCAGAGGCACTTGGACAACTCATTATTTTTTCTGAAATTATTCTAATTTGTTTTTCCTGCCTGGACACAGGTTTTCAAGACCGATGTTTCAATGACCAACCGATCCTCCGCCCATGATAGTAAATCACAGCCACTGGCGCAATACAACGGTCCGGGCATTTTCCGGTCACTCGATGGCATCGATCGAAATCTCCCCAACCCCTGCCGGTCAACGCGACCGG
The sequence above is drawn from the Magnetococcales bacterium genome and encodes:
- a CDS encoding sulfotransferase, with translation MRLPSFTHESAISSMRSFVRGWNTVSLLVLGMFLRVFPHNGRAWGQRGRLLVANGRFGEALPCLHQALKQGHQTARIHADLARSYRHSRRWTAAERSLRHALELEPRHAELWLELGSLYMGRQRHGAAVHAFEQAIHCQPDHPTPLFHLARLHLSVEHVDAQACEKLCRKALTLDPDHEGCLSLLAKSLDILGRLDESTAIHTHILKKNPNDPTSLETLSALGRLPGETFGTAPSPNTLVEPSPSGPHVHPQERAITYFSRAKVFMKQGHHTEAFSQFRAGNALVRQGIVYDIHQDALFFQRIQAVFDHDFFAVRRGWGHSSAKPVFIVGMPRSGTTLVEQILAAHPSCHGGGERTDLMECAQSLGVLSRHHQPFPEAVRELTPEEADLLGASFVMGLTLAGGDALRVTEKLPHNFLYLGLIRLLLPQARIIHCRRHPMDTCLSCYQQMFASLHPYAYDLTELGRYYRMHHHLMVHWHRTIPENLLEIHYEDIVAHPKESISRILEHCGLPWEDRCLEFHKVSRPVDTASLIEVRQPLYRTSVARWRRFEDELHPLRTALGDLLDEAGNLSKRPEP
- a CDS encoding DUF1640 domain-containing protein, whose product is MTTITFDTLEFAEELKAAGFTEEQAKAQARALSKALESKGLATKADLKELDLTFKGELEKINGELKLIKWMLALVVVVTVIPALKSLFIP